Genomic segment of Streptomyces alboniger:
GGGGCCGTGCTCGGCCCCCAGGGTCCGCACCGTGGCGAAGAGGCCGAGGGTGAGGAGGGCCGCGGCGGGCAGGGCCCGGCAGAGCCCGCGGAACAGGCGCCGCAAGGGGCGTGCGAGGCGGCGCAGGGCCCGGTGCAGATGAGGGAGCCGGACGAACTGGGGTACTTCGTAACCCTGCTCACGGAGGTGCTTTCGGCATACCTGCACGAACAGGTCCGCCAGGAAGTCGTGCGGTGCGTAGGTCGCGGGTGCCTGACTGAAGACGCAGAAGTCCCGCCCGTGCACGCTGCTGCGCATCAGGGTCGTCTTGCCCACGCCGCGCGGTCCGCTCACGGCGATCGTGCCGCCGTCCAACTGGTCCATCTTGCGGGCGAGTTCGGCCGCCGGGCCGTGGGCGACCACGTAACCCGCCTTGTGCGGGGAGCGCAGCCCCTCGTGGCTGTCGGGCGCGAGGAGGGTGCCGCCCTCCTCGCCGATCAACTCCTCGACGGCCTGCGCCGCCCACTCGCCGAGGCCGTTGCGGTGCAGCTCCTTGATCCACAGCCGGGCCCAGGCCTCGGTCAGCAGCCAGAGCGCGGCGCCCCAGGGGGCGAGCGCGAGGGTGAGCGCCCAACGGCCCGCCACGTCCCATGGGTTGGCGCCGGTCAGTGCGACGACGAGGCGCAGCACACCGAACGCGGCCACGACGACGAGGGTGACGGCGAGGGCGATTCCGAAGGGCACGATCAGCGCGTAGAGCCAGGGAACACCGGAGAGGACGGCGACGGCGAAGGCGAGGGCGGGCAGGACCACTGCCGCGCTCGGGAGCCCCCCGACGTCGAGGGAGAGGGGCCGGCTCGGGGGAAGGTCGGGAGGGAGGGCCCGATAGCGGTCCAGCAGGTGCGACAGTTTGCGGTGTACCAAGTGGTGATGCCTGGTCACCACGCTGCCGCGGAGGGCGGACTCGACGTAACGGCGCGAACTCATGAGGGTTGACGCGTCGCCCATGGAGACGGCGGGGCTGTGTTCGATCAGCCCCGCGAGGCGGGGGCGTTTGAGACAGGCCATGACGGCCCGCCCGTACGCGACTCTTTCGCCTCTGCTCGCCCAGGGGTGAGGGTCGCTCGGCTGGTCGGGCCCCTGGTCGCTCCCGGGGCGCGGGCTGCTCGGCATCTGGGGATGCTACCGGCGGGGGCGCGGGTTCCGGGGTCGACCTGTGGGTCTGTGACAAGAGGGGCGGTGCCATGTGGCGCCATAGCAGTGCCACGACGTTGCCAAAAAGTGTGCCAGCGGTGCTGACCTGCGAAAATAGGCCGCACGCATGCTGCTGGGCAAGGGTGTGGCGCCCTCGATGCTTGCAATGGCGCCATGATGGTGCCACTATGGCGTCATGAACCTCACGCAGTACGTCGACCACCTCCGGCAGGAGCTGGCGGTCGCCGCCGAAGCCGGTGGCGAGGAGGCCCGCGCCCTCGCCGAGCGCCTCACCGCCCCGCTGGAGTCCGCGGCCCGGCTCACCTTGCTGAACGCTCTCTCCGCCGCCGCGGAGGAGATCACCAGCGAACTCGCGCCGGGCTCGGTCGATCTGCGACTGCGCGGCCTCGACCCCGAGTTCGTGGTGACGCCGCCGCCCGCGGGAGACGCGTTCGACGCCCAGGCGGAGTACGCGGCCCTCATGGCGCCGACACCGCCGCCGCCCCCCGCGCCGCCCGCCCAGGACGCACCGGACGACGGCGGCACGGCCCGTATCAACCTGCGCCTCCCGGCCCACGTCAAGGCCCGCGTCGAAGAGGCTGCGAACCGCGACGGCCTCTCGGTCAACGCCTGGCTCGTCCGCGCGGTCTCCGCCGCCCTGGACCAGCCGGGCGGCGGCAGGCCCGGCGGGAGCGCCGGCCGGCGCGAAGCCCCGGGCTTCGGCGGCGGTTACACGGGCTGGGTGCGCTGACCGACCCTCACGAGGGCCGCGCCCGACAGGACGTCAGGTACCGACAACACCGAGCCCGAGGGCTCGTCGAGCCACTAGGACGGGACAGCCATGCCTGCTTTCGACACCGCCAAGACCTTCGACACCCCCAAGCCCATCACCGCCACCGTCGGCTTCGAGGTCGGGACCCTCCGCGTCGTCGCGGGGGACGGCACCGCGACGGTCGTCGACGTACGCCCCGGGAGCGAGATCCGGGACGAGGACGTCAAGGCCGCGGAGCGCACCCGCGTCGAGTTCGCGAACGGCTCGTTGCTGGTCAAGGGCCCCAAGAACCGTTCCCCGTTCCGTAAGGGCCCGGCGCTCGACGTCCGGATCACGCTGCCTGCCGGTTCCGAATTGCGGGTCGACACCCAGCTGGTGCACGTCACCACGGAGGGCAGGCTCGGCGACTGCGAGATCAAGACGGCGGTGGGTGACCTCCAGATCGAGCAGACGGCCGGCGTCCGGCTGACCACCGGCTACGGAGAGATCTCCCTGGGGCGTGCGAACGGCCCGGCCGATGTCATCACCGGGTCCGGCGGCGTCCGGCTCGGCGAGGTCACGGGCAAGGTGACGGTCAAGAACTCCAACGGCGCCACGGACATCGGGGCGGTTGAGGGCGACCTGTCGGCGAAGGCGTCGAACGGATCCGTCACCGTCGGCCGCGCCGAGGCGGACATCACGCTCAGGAGTGCCAACGGCGCCCTGCGAGTGGGCGAGTTGGCGCGCGGCACGACCGTCCTGGAAACGGCCGCGGGCCCGATCGAGGTCGGCATCCGGCACGGCACGGCGGCCTGGCTCGACGTACGGACGCGCGCGGGCTCGGTGCGGCAGCCGCTGGAGGAGTCCGAGGCGCCGCCCGCGTCCGTGGACACGGTCAAGGTGCGGGCTCGTACGGCCCTGGGTGACATCACCATCCACCGGGCCTGACCCCACCATTGCCTCACCGGGGCCCGAAGCGGGCCCCGCCGTCCCTCCAGGCGAACGCATGCGGGGCCCGACGCCCGGAATCGGCCTCGCCCCGGCCTCCCCGCCCCGGCCTCGCAGCCCCCGGGCTCCCTGCCCCTGGCCAGGCCCTCGCCCGTCCCCGCAAGGCGCCCCGCCGCGGCCGACTGCCCTGGGCGGCCCTCCGGTCACCGCCGCCAGGCGCCCCGATCACAGGCGCCCAGGCGCTCGCCCCGCTCGAAGAGGCGCTGCACGCCCTCAGCCCGGGCCGGCCCGCCTCTCCCGAAGGGCCCGCCGCCCTTTCACACCCAGACATTCGAACGTATGCCCGATTCTGCGACCCATGAAAGAAGGGCCCCCATGACCACCCCCCTCCAGCCGCTCCCGCCCCCGACGGGCATCCCCGCGGCGATCACCGCCACCGGCCTGCGGAAGTCATTCGGCCAGAAGACCGTCCTCGACGGGATCGACCTGCACATCCCCAAGGGCTCGATCTTCTCCCTGCTCGGGCCCAACGGGGCCGGCAAGACCACCGCCGTGCAGATCCTCTCGACGCTGATCGACCCGGACGGGGGCGAGGTGCGCGTCGCGGGGCACGACCTGGTGCGCGACCCCGCGGCGGTCCGCGCCGCGATCGGTGTCACCGGACAGTTCTCCGCCGTGGACAACCTCCTGACCGGCGAGGAGAACCTGCTGCTGATGGCGGACCTCTACGGCTACCGCACCCGCCAGGCCCGGCACCTGGCCGCCGATCTGGTCGAGCGGTTCGACCTCGTGGAGGCGGCGAAGAGGCCCGCGGCGACGTACTCCGGCGGCATGCGCCGCCGCCTCGACATCGCGATGACCCTGGTCGGCAACCCGAGCATCATCTTCCTCGACGAACCCACCACCGGCCTCGACCCCCGCAGTCGCCACGGAATGTGGGAGCTGGTCCGCGAACTCGTCGGCGACGGCGTCACCGTCTTCCTGACCACGCAGTACCTGGAAGAGGCCGATCAACTCGCCGACCGCATCGCGGTGCTGAGCGG
This window contains:
- a CDS encoding Arc family DNA-binding protein, whose protein sequence is MNLTQYVDHLRQELAVAAEAGGEEARALAERLTAPLESAARLTLLNALSAAAEEITSELAPGSVDLRLRGLDPEFVVTPPPAGDAFDAQAEYAALMAPTPPPPPAPPAQDAPDDGGTARINLRLPAHVKARVEEAANRDGLSVNAWLVRAVSAALDQPGGGRPGGSAGRREAPGFGGGYTGWVR
- a CDS encoding DUF4097 family beta strand repeat-containing protein translates to MPAFDTAKTFDTPKPITATVGFEVGTLRVVAGDGTATVVDVRPGSEIRDEDVKAAERTRVEFANGSLLVKGPKNRSPFRKGPALDVRITLPAGSELRVDTQLVHVTTEGRLGDCEIKTAVGDLQIEQTAGVRLTTGYGEISLGRANGPADVITGSGGVRLGEVTGKVTVKNSNGATDIGAVEGDLSAKASNGSVTVGRAEADITLRSANGALRVGELARGTTVLETAAGPIEVGIRHGTAAWLDVRTRAGSVRQPLEESEAPPASVDTVKVRARTALGDITIHRA
- a CDS encoding ATP-binding cassette domain-containing protein; this translates as MTTPLQPLPPPTGIPAAITATGLRKSFGQKTVLDGIDLHIPKGSIFSLLGPNGAGKTTAVQILSTLIDPDGGEVRVAGHDLVRDPAAVRAAIGVTGQFSAVDNLLTGEENLLLMADLYGYRTRQARHLAADLVERFDLVEAAKRPAATYSGGMRRRLDIAMTLVGNPSIIFLDEPTTGLDPRSRHGMWELVRELVGDGVTVFLTTQYLEEADQLADRIAVLSGGKLVAEGTPAQLKRLVPGGHVVLRFADAAGLDRAARALGIGTRDDDSLTLQVPGDGSVKSVKALLDWVEATETEVEGLTIDTPDLDDVFFAVTGRPDNEKVTTR